A region of Geobacillus sp. 46C-IIa DNA encodes the following proteins:
- a CDS encoding CsbA family protein, with protein sequence MWFLAALIIPCLLVLLFARVTYNRYIALLLTIALLVASYVKGYTDELHEIVADIASTITGFLLAGRMLDNIKK encoded by the coding sequence ATGTGGTTTCTCGCGGCACTCATCATTCCGTGCCTGCTTGTCTTGTTATTTGCACGGGTGACCTACAACCGGTACATCGCGTTGTTGTTGACGATCGCGTTGCTTGTCGCTTCGTATGTCAAAGGGTATACGGACGAACTGCATGAAATTGTCGCCGATATTGCCTCGACCATCACCGGCTTCTTGTTGGCCGGCCGGATGTTGGACAATATAAAAAAGTGA